Proteins encoded by one window of Streptomyces sp. NBC_01571:
- a CDS encoding aldehyde dehydrogenase (NADP(+)) encodes MTLTGHLLIGSSNVPASAGTMKALDPATGEYIGPEFAFGGAAEVDRAARLADEAFDSYNRTGPKERAAFLDLIADRLDGINQELAERAALETGLPVAQLQGEAAKAASQFRQFAGVVRAGRFRDAAIDPAQPERQPRPRMDHRLQKIAIGPVAIFGASNFPISYSVAGGDTASALAAGAPVVLKAHNAHPGASELQARAIRSAVLDSGLHEGVFSMVRGAGNEIGEALVDHPLIKAVTFTGSERGGMALYRRAQSRPDPIPVFAEMTSVNPTFVLPTALAARGTEIGDGFAERMLVNVGQACLKPAILLAVDGPGYAEMRDAATARVNAMGARTMLTPGIHDAYDQGARRLLESGAETLTEGPESQGPWEGRSRLLEVDGQRFLTDPGLAEEVFGPAALLVRLTDLAQLLEVARTFRGQLSATMHLDEADHGDAARLLPILERRTGRIVVNAFAHPQEVGDATIHGGPFPATTDSRFTSVGMTSIDRFLRPVTYQGFPDALLPDALAADNPLGLPRLVDGHLTQD; translated from the coding sequence ATGACACTGACCGGACACCTGCTGATCGGTTCGTCGAACGTCCCGGCATCCGCCGGCACGATGAAGGCACTCGACCCCGCCACGGGGGAGTACATCGGACCGGAGTTCGCCTTCGGCGGCGCGGCCGAGGTCGACCGTGCCGCGCGCCTGGCCGACGAGGCCTTCGACAGCTACAACCGCACCGGACCGAAGGAACGCGCCGCGTTCCTCGACCTGATCGCGGACCGGCTGGACGGGATCAACCAGGAGCTGGCCGAGCGGGCGGCCCTGGAGACCGGCCTGCCCGTTGCACAGCTCCAGGGCGAGGCGGCCAAGGCCGCCTCCCAGTTCCGGCAGTTCGCCGGCGTGGTCCGCGCGGGCCGCTTCCGCGACGCCGCCATCGACCCGGCGCAGCCGGAGCGGCAGCCGCGGCCGCGGATGGACCACCGACTGCAGAAGATCGCCATCGGGCCGGTCGCCATCTTCGGCGCGAGCAACTTCCCCATCTCGTACTCCGTCGCCGGCGGCGACACCGCCTCCGCGCTGGCGGCGGGCGCCCCGGTCGTCCTCAAGGCCCACAACGCCCACCCGGGCGCCTCGGAGCTCCAGGCGCGCGCCATCCGCAGCGCGGTCCTCGACTCAGGGCTGCACGAGGGAGTGTTCTCCATGGTGCGAGGCGCGGGCAACGAGATCGGTGAGGCACTGGTGGACCACCCGCTGATCAAGGCGGTGACCTTCACCGGTTCCGAGCGCGGCGGCATGGCGCTGTACCGGCGGGCCCAGTCGCGTCCGGACCCGATCCCCGTCTTCGCCGAGATGACCAGCGTCAACCCCACCTTCGTCCTGCCCACGGCGCTCGCGGCGCGCGGCACCGAGATCGGCGACGGGTTCGCCGAGCGCATGCTCGTCAACGTCGGCCAGGCCTGCCTGAAGCCCGCGATCCTGCTCGCCGTCGACGGCCCGGGCTACGCCGAGATGCGTGACGCGGCCACGGCGCGGGTGAACGCCATGGGCGCGCGCACCATGCTGACCCCGGGCATCCACGACGCCTACGACCAAGGCGCACGGCGACTGCTCGAGTCGGGCGCCGAGACCCTCACCGAGGGCCCGGAGTCCCAGGGTCCCTGGGAGGGCCGCTCGCGGCTGCTGGAGGTCGACGGGCAGCGGTTCCTGACGGATCCCGGCCTGGCCGAGGAGGTCTTCGGACCGGCGGCGCTCCTGGTGCGCCTGACCGACCTGGCCCAACTCCTCGAGGTGGCCCGGACATTCCGCGGTCAGCTGTCGGCGACGATGCACCTCGACGAGGCCGACCACGGGGACGCGGCACGACTGCTGCCGATCCTGGAACGGCGTACCGGTCGGATCGTGGTGAACGCGTTCGCCCACCCGCAGGAGGTCGGAGACGCGACCATCCACGGCGGCCCCTTCCCGGCCACCACCGACAGCCGCTTCACCTCGGTCGGTATGACGTCCATCGACCGCTTCCTGCGGCCCGTCACCTACCAGGGCTTCCCCGACGCGCTGCTGCCGGACGCGCTG